The following coding sequences lie in one Candidatus Eremiobacterota bacterium genomic window:
- the ispG gene encoding flavodoxin-dependent (E)-4-hydroxy-3-methylbut-2-enyl-diphosphate synthase produces MLRLRRKSKPIFLQNKTGKSDAKSVWIGGDHPVAVQSMTTTDTADADATLEQVYGLAMEGCEVVRVTVKDPADAAGLPAIVHRSPVPIVADIHFDHRMALAAIDAGVAKLRLNPGNIRDPKKVVEVVEAAKARSIPIRVGVNMGSLAPDLEKTLGHTAEAMVLSALRHVEILEEHGHTDIAISLKAHDVATTVQAYRLMDQRLRERATPYALHLGITEAGLLRDGTVKSSIGLGILLWEGIGDTIRVSLAADPIEEIPVCWSILKSLGLREKGFEITACPSCGRAEISVLELGRAVEAIAKSYSAPVKVAVMGCVVNGPGESKMADVGIAGGKGKGAIYRAGELVGTYPESELLGMLRVEIEKVIAEKYPNYREEIGGAV; encoded by the coding sequence GTGCTGCGATTGCGACGCAAAAGCAAGCCGATTTTCCTGCAAAACAAGACCGGAAAATCCGACGCGAAGAGCGTGTGGATCGGCGGCGATCACCCGGTGGCCGTGCAGTCGATGACGACCACGGATACCGCCGACGCCGACGCGACCCTGGAACAAGTCTACGGCCTTGCGATGGAAGGCTGCGAGGTCGTACGCGTCACCGTCAAGGATCCGGCCGACGCCGCGGGTTTGCCGGCAATCGTTCATCGGTCGCCCGTTCCGATCGTCGCCGATATCCACTTCGACCACAGAATGGCATTGGCGGCGATCGATGCCGGAGTCGCCAAGCTGCGTTTGAATCCGGGCAACATTCGCGATCCAAAAAAAGTCGTCGAAGTCGTCGAGGCCGCGAAAGCGCGATCGATTCCAATTCGCGTCGGCGTCAACATGGGCTCGCTCGCGCCGGATCTGGAGAAAACGCTCGGGCATACCGCCGAGGCAATGGTTCTCTCCGCGTTGCGCCACGTCGAGATTCTCGAAGAGCACGGGCACACCGACATTGCCATCTCCCTCAAAGCGCACGACGTCGCGACCACCGTGCAAGCGTACAGGCTCATGGATCAGCGGTTGCGCGAACGGGCGACGCCCTACGCGCTTCACCTCGGCATTACCGAAGCGGGTTTGCTCCGCGACGGCACCGTCAAATCGTCGATCGGCCTGGGGATTTTGCTTTGGGAGGGGATTGGCGACACGATCCGCGTATCGCTCGCCGCCGACCCAATCGAAGAGATTCCCGTCTGTTGGAGTATTCTCAAATCGCTCGGCTTACGCGAGAAGGGTTTCGAAATTACCGCCTGTCCCTCGTGTGGCCGCGCCGAAATCTCGGTGTTGGAACTCGGGCGGGCCGTTGAAGCCATTGCCAAATCGTATAGCGCGCCCGTGAAGGTGGCGGTGATGGGCTGCGTCGTTAACGGTCCGGGCGAATCAAAAATGGCCGACGTCGGCATCGCAGGCGGCAAAGGCAAAGGCGCGATCTATCGCGCCGGCGAGCTGGTTGGGACGTATCCGGAGAGCGAGCTCTTGGGAATGCTGCGCGTCGAGATCGAGAAAGTCATCGCCGAGAAATACCCCAATTACCGCGAAGAGATCGGCGGCGCAGTATGA
- a CDS encoding copper amine oxidase N-terminal domain-containing protein: MIRHVAMVAVAALVASVVLAFSRPIGMFVDGERVVSDVPPVTTVNEKAFVPLRSIADALGAETEVDAKGGTTNVVLGGQSLRVRVNDQHATLNGMPFTLKHAPFRVRGRIMISLDAVARALHVHAKYDSRQARIEVVTPGIGQAPNPSTATQ, translated from the coding sequence ATGATACGCCACGTAGCGATGGTGGCAGTGGCGGCGCTCGTCGCCTCGGTCGTACTCGCTTTTTCCCGGCCGATCGGGATGTTCGTCGATGGCGAACGCGTCGTCAGCGACGTCCCGCCGGTGACGACGGTTAACGAGAAAGCCTTCGTACCGCTGCGGTCGATCGCCGACGCGCTCGGTGCGGAGACCGAGGTGGATGCCAAAGGCGGAACCACGAACGTCGTGCTCGGCGGCCAATCGCTGCGCGTGCGAGTGAACGATCAACACGCCACGCTCAATGGAATGCCTTTTACGCTAAAGCATGCTCCGTTTCGCGTCCGTGGGCGTATCATGATTTCGCTCGACGCCGTAGCACGCGCGCTGCACGTGCACGCGAAATACGATTCGCGCCAAGCGCGCATCGAGGTCGTAACGCCCGGCATCGGTCAGGCACCGAACCCCTCGACCGCCACTCAGTAA
- a CDS encoding amino acid permease: MRSDRGMSFFSRLFATTDVEKLRELGSRKILRRALTAKDLIAIGLGTMIGGGIFTTIGTGVKGAGPAVIISYLLAGLTSFFAALCYAELGAMVPVAGSAYTYAYATMGKLFAWIIGFALIFEYGISAAPVAQQFSAAVQDVVKSAGVALPLWAQQSNLIVHGSWWLPASWDLAHSQYDVVAALFVIGLSVLLSVGIRESATVNNIFVVLKISALIVFIVSGTFLVHAVNLHNFNPVGWGSLRPFGGLADYSSSAQPYGIVAIGAYVFFSYIGFDTATTTAEECKRPQFDVPVGVLGALGIGTLIYCATAIVLVGAVPWNQVPIKNPLVYALQPLHIPALSWVITVGVLAGTTSVALASLLGQSRIFYVMARDGMLPPIVAVVHPRFKTPLATTMITGAAVAVLALIVPLNNLLNLVNIGTLIAFTVVCAGVLYLRKRRPELPRSFRVPFVPLFPILGIVCSLFLAIFGLSRATWTWFAIALVCGLVFFFAYGFRKSNPADVVPVEEPAGLSEFT, from the coding sequence GTGCGAAGCGACCGCGGAATGTCGTTTTTCTCACGGCTCTTCGCGACGACCGACGTCGAGAAGCTGCGCGAGTTGGGCTCGCGCAAGATCCTCCGGCGAGCCTTGACGGCGAAGGATCTTATCGCGATCGGTCTGGGAACGATGATCGGCGGCGGAATTTTTACCACGATCGGCACCGGCGTCAAAGGCGCGGGCCCGGCGGTTATCATCTCGTATCTGCTCGCCGGGCTGACCTCGTTCTTCGCGGCCCTCTGCTATGCGGAACTCGGCGCAATGGTGCCCGTGGCCGGGAGCGCCTATACCTATGCCTATGCGACGATGGGCAAGCTCTTCGCTTGGATCATTGGTTTTGCGTTGATCTTCGAGTACGGCATCAGCGCTGCGCCCGTTGCCCAGCAGTTTTCGGCAGCCGTTCAGGACGTTGTGAAAAGCGCTGGAGTTGCGCTGCCTCTGTGGGCACAACAATCGAATCTCATCGTCCACGGCTCGTGGTGGCTGCCTGCGAGCTGGGACCTCGCCCATTCGCAGTACGACGTCGTCGCCGCGCTCTTCGTCATTGGTTTGAGCGTTTTGCTTTCGGTCGGCATTCGGGAATCGGCGACGGTCAACAACATCTTTGTCGTCTTAAAAATTTCGGCGCTGATCGTCTTCATCGTCTCCGGAACGTTTTTGGTGCACGCGGTCAATCTGCACAATTTTAATCCGGTTGGTTGGGGATCGCTGCGGCCTTTCGGGGGACTTGCGGATTATTCGTCGTCGGCGCAGCCATATGGAATCGTCGCGATCGGCGCCTACGTTTTCTTCAGTTACATCGGTTTTGACACGGCCACGACGACCGCCGAAGAGTGCAAACGCCCGCAGTTCGACGTTCCGGTCGGCGTCCTCGGCGCACTCGGGATTGGGACGTTGATCTATTGTGCGACGGCAATCGTGCTCGTGGGAGCCGTCCCCTGGAATCAGGTACCGATCAAGAACCCGTTGGTCTACGCGTTACAGCCGCTTCACATACCCGCGTTGAGTTGGGTGATCACCGTCGGCGTTCTGGCAGGAACGACGAGCGTCGCGCTTGCATCCCTGCTCGGCCAGTCGCGTATATTTTATGTAATGGCGCGCGACGGTATGCTGCCTCCCATCGTTGCGGTCGTTCATCCGCGATTCAAGACGCCGTTGGCAACCACCATGATCACCGGCGCCGCCGTTGCCGTTCTGGCGCTGATCGTGCCACTGAACAATCTGCTTAATTTGGTCAATATCGGAACGCTCATCGCCTTCACCGTCGTCTGCGCGGGCGTGCTCTACTTGCGCAAACGCCGCCCGGAGCTTCCGCGAAGTTTCCGGGTGCCATTCGTACCGCTCTTTCCGATTTTGGGAATCGTCTGTTCGCTCTTCTTGGCGATCTTCGGACTCTCGCGCGCGACCTGGACGTGGTTTGCTATTGCGCTCGTTTGCGGGCTGGTTTTTTTCTTCGCCTACGGTTTCCGGAAGTCGAACCCAGCCGACGTGGTGCCGGTGGAGGAGCCCGCCGGCCTTTCAGAGTTTACCTAG
- a CDS encoding cob(I)yrinic acid a,c-diamide adenosyltransferase: MTGLVGGKRIAKNALRIETYGTVDELSSAIGIARAALRPLVREQYRASRLDGWLSWTQDMLFNLGAALATPGEPRQSIVAVDGEVDALERAIDEAEAELIPLANFIHPGGSMTGAHLHFARTICRRAERLLVTLVQSDDTHMGDGIRYLNRLSDALFVWARWINDLLGVPEYQWNKSAKAPESSGPSSTVP; the protein is encoded by the coding sequence ATGACCGGACTTGTCGGCGGCAAACGCATTGCCAAAAACGCGCTTCGCATAGAAACGTATGGTACCGTCGACGAGCTTTCCAGTGCGATCGGGATTGCGCGTGCGGCGCTGCGCCCGCTGGTGCGCGAGCAATATCGCGCGTCGCGTTTGGACGGGTGGCTCTCGTGGACCCAGGATATGCTCTTCAATCTAGGTGCCGCGCTGGCGACTCCGGGCGAGCCGCGGCAGAGCATCGTCGCGGTCGACGGCGAGGTTGACGCGCTCGAACGCGCGATTGACGAAGCCGAGGCCGAGTTGATTCCACTTGCGAACTTCATCCACCCTGGCGGCTCGATGACGGGCGCTCATCTCCATTTCGCGCGGACCATTTGCCGCCGCGCCGAACGCCTTCTCGTCACCCTCGTCCAGAGTGACGATACGCACATGGGCGACGGGATTCGCTATCTCAACCGTCTCTCGGACGCACTCTTCGTATGGGCGCGCTGGATCAATGACCTACTCGGTGTCCCCGAGTATCAATGGAACAAGTCGGCAAAAGCTCCCGAAAGCTCAGGGCCTTCTTCCACCGTTCCCTAG
- a CDS encoding proline--tRNA ligase, translating into MSDTLAGSAVKEIPPKAVDLSAWYTAACLKAELVSYSPVRGCVVLRPYGFGLWENLQKQLDARFKATGHENAYFPLFIPESLLVREAEHVEGFAPEVAWVTQGGSEPLTERLAVRPTSEAIVGVMYAQWIESYRDLPVLINQWANVVRWEKATRPFLRTMEFLWQEGHTAHADAAQAREETLKILELYRDFAENVAAVPVYFGRKSVGERFPGAIETFSIEALMPDGKALQSGTSHDLGQNFAKAYDIKFVDADGAIKHAYTTSWGVSWRMIGGLIMVHGDDRGLRIPPKMAPIEAVIIPIVRSNDERAVGAATALGERLSEAGFRVRVDTRDEQPGWKYSEWDLRGVPVRIEIGPRDVDAGTAVLARRDRSKEEEGQRRNVPLAQVAVLLRELLVDIQASLYRQAKAFLDAHTFATTERDEFFDLCRGRAGMVDIAWCERADCEAHVKALTTATTRVVRPLEETNLTCVACGEPARARAYFAQSY; encoded by the coding sequence ATGTCCGACACGCTCGCCGGGAGCGCCGTCAAGGAGATTCCTCCGAAGGCGGTTGACCTCTCCGCTTGGTATACAGCGGCTTGCCTCAAGGCCGAGCTGGTTTCGTATTCGCCCGTGCGCGGATGCGTCGTCTTGCGACCCTATGGTTTCGGCTTGTGGGAAAACTTGCAGAAGCAACTCGACGCGCGCTTTAAGGCGACCGGACACGAGAACGCCTACTTTCCGCTGTTCATTCCCGAGAGTTTGCTCGTGCGCGAAGCCGAGCACGTCGAGGGATTCGCGCCCGAGGTGGCGTGGGTGACGCAGGGCGGGAGCGAGCCGTTGACCGAGCGGCTTGCAGTTCGCCCGACGTCCGAAGCGATCGTCGGCGTCATGTACGCGCAGTGGATCGAGTCGTATCGCGACTTGCCGGTTCTCATCAATCAATGGGCGAACGTCGTGCGCTGGGAAAAGGCGACCCGGCCATTTCTGCGTACGATGGAGTTTCTTTGGCAAGAAGGCCACACGGCGCACGCCGATGCCGCGCAAGCACGGGAAGAGACGCTAAAGATTCTGGAACTCTATCGCGATTTCGCCGAGAACGTTGCGGCCGTGCCCGTCTACTTCGGGCGCAAGAGCGTCGGCGAGCGTTTCCCCGGAGCGATTGAAACGTTCTCGATCGAAGCACTCATGCCCGACGGCAAGGCTTTGCAATCCGGCACGTCGCACGATTTGGGTCAGAATTTTGCCAAAGCCTATGACATCAAGTTTGTCGATGCCGACGGCGCGATCAAGCACGCGTATACGACCTCGTGGGGGGTTTCGTGGCGCATGATCGGCGGCCTGATCATGGTGCACGGCGACGATCGCGGACTGCGTATCCCACCGAAGATGGCGCCCATCGAGGCGGTCATCATTCCGATCGTGCGATCGAACGACGAGCGCGCGGTCGGTGCCGCCACGGCGCTTGGCGAGCGCTTGAGCGAGGCCGGGTTTCGCGTGCGCGTCGACACGCGCGACGAACAGCCGGGCTGGAAATACAGCGAGTGGGATCTGCGCGGCGTGCCGGTTCGCATCGAAATCGGGCCGCGTGACGTCGACGCCGGGACCGCCGTGCTCGCGCGTCGCGACAGGAGCAAAGAGGAAGAAGGCCAGCGACGCAACGTCCCGCTTGCGCAGGTCGCGGTGCTTTTGCGCGAGCTCCTTGTGGATATTCAAGCCTCGCTCTATCGCCAGGCGAAGGCTTTTCTCGATGCTCACACCTTCGCGACGACGGAACGCGACGAGTTTTTCGACCTTTGTCGCGGCCGGGCCGGGATGGTCGACATTGCGTGGTGCGAACGCGCGGACTGCGAAGCGCACGTCAAGGCGCTGACGACGGCGACCACGCGCGTCGTGCGGCCGCTCGAAGAGACGAACCTTACCTGCGTCGCCTGCGGCGAGCCGGCGAGAGCTAGAGCATATTTTGCCCAGTCGTATTAG
- a CDS encoding insulinase family protein has translation MYKKTTLPNGLRVLTETMPAVRSATVGIWADVGSAVEDRQRRGISHLVEHMLFKGTHRRTARQIAETMDGVGGNLNAFTDKETTCYYAKVMDKHVPLALDVIADMFLHSVFDPHELRKEQNVILEEIKMYEDSPDDLIHDVFLQTMWQGSSLGEPTIGFAKTVVGQTPDDLRAHMRAHYSPNCVVVAAAGNVDHERFVELVCEQFAEFEGSCERTAPESPQITPATNIRHKESEQAYIVVGTQGIDVRDERRYALSLLDTVLGGGMSSRLFQEIREQRGLVYSVYSFQAAYRAAGLFGVYAGTSPTNVQSCIDLILEQFARARSGPIPDGEFQLAKEHLKGSLTLSLESTSSRMIRLGRNELSLGRNVTPEEIERKIDAVTPGDVQELACDLLAEESLGLCIIGPVDDGAIVWRSHAA, from the coding sequence GTGTATAAGAAGACAACGCTTCCAAACGGTCTGCGGGTGCTGACGGAAACGATGCCCGCGGTGCGTTCGGCGACGGTCGGCATCTGGGCCGATGTCGGCTCGGCCGTGGAAGATCGGCAGCGCCGAGGCATCTCGCACCTGGTCGAACATATGCTGTTCAAAGGAACGCATCGGCGAACCGCGCGGCAAATCGCCGAAACAATGGACGGCGTCGGCGGCAATCTGAACGCTTTTACCGACAAAGAGACGACTTGTTACTACGCAAAGGTCATGGACAAGCACGTTCCCCTTGCGCTCGACGTGATCGCAGACATGTTCCTTCACTCGGTTTTCGATCCGCACGAGCTGCGCAAAGAGCAGAACGTCATTTTGGAAGAGATCAAAATGTACGAAGATTCGCCGGACGATCTCATCCACGACGTCTTCCTGCAGACGATGTGGCAAGGCTCGAGTCTGGGCGAGCCGACGATTGGATTCGCCAAGACGGTCGTCGGGCAGACGCCGGACGATCTTCGTGCGCACATGCGCGCCCACTACTCGCCCAACTGCGTCGTCGTCGCCGCGGCAGGAAACGTCGATCACGAGCGTTTTGTCGAGCTCGTTTGCGAGCAGTTTGCGGAGTTCGAAGGCAGTTGCGAACGCACCGCGCCTGAATCTCCCCAAATTACCCCGGCAACGAACATCCGCCACAAAGAGAGCGAACAGGCCTATATCGTGGTGGGCACGCAAGGCATTGACGTGCGCGATGAACGGCGCTACGCACTGTCGTTGCTCGACACGGTCTTGGGCGGGGGTATGTCGAGCCGTCTCTTCCAAGAAATTCGCGAACAGCGCGGGCTCGTTTACAGCGTTTATTCGTTCCAAGCAGCGTATCGAGCTGCGGGGCTCTTCGGCGTCTACGCTGGAACGTCGCCAACAAACGTGCAATCGTGCATCGACCTGATCCTCGAGCAGTTCGCGCGCGCGCGCTCCGGTCCGATTCCCGACGGCGAATTTCAGCTCGCGAAGGAACATCTCAAGGGCAGCCTAACGCTCTCGCTTGAATCGACCTCGAGCCGCATGATTCGGCTCGGTCGTAACGAGCTGTCGTTGGGCCGAAACGTAACGCCCGAGGAAATCGAACGGAAAATCGACGCGGTGACGCCGGGCGACGTCCAGGAGCTTGCCTGCGACTTGCTCGCCGAGGAGAGCCTCGGACTCTGCATCATCGGCCCGGTGGATGACGGCGCAATCGTGTGGCGCTCGCACGCAGCATAG